In one window of Tachypleus tridentatus isolate NWPU-2018 chromosome 2, ASM421037v1, whole genome shotgun sequence DNA:
- the LOC143236512 gene encoding LIM/homeobox protein Lhx3-like yields the protein MPDDRSDNPDPRNLSFYASSSLHRSNQKCAGCDQVIFDRFMLKVLDKTWHAKCLRCTECQTPLTTKCFSRHGQVLCKDDFFRRYGTKCAFCDQGIFPSNVVRRAREYVYHLHCFCCIVCKELLNTGDLFYLMEDGKLVCKNDYEAVKVRNVASKRPRTTITVKQLETLKKAYKNSAKPARHIREQLSQDTGLDMRVVQVWFQNRRAKEKRLKKDAGKTIWANYFRHTTGNATQMFSAESTPTTASPGSPSSNDGLEWKRDCKSNDTDNDICKGKTCFEDQLTFLC from the exons gatCTAATCAAAAGTGTGCTGGTTGTGATCAAGTTATTTTTGACCGATTTATGTTGAAAGTGCTCGACAAGACTTGGCACGCAAAGTGTCTCAGGTGTACAGAATGCCAGACACCACtgacaacaaaatgtttttctcgCCATGGCCAAGTGTTATGTAAGGATGATTTCTTTAG ACGATATGGGACAAAATGCGCCTTTTGTGATCAGGGGATCTTCCCTTCTAACGTTGTGAGAAGAGCTCGGGAATACGTCTACCATCTTCACTGTTTCTGCTGCATCGTGTGTAAGGAGCTTCTTAATACCGGGGACTTGTTCTATCTCATGGAAGACGGGAAGTTGGTCTGCAAGAACGACTACGAAGCCGTTAAAGTCCGCA ACGTGGCCAGCAAAAGACCCCGAACTACAATCACTGTTAAACAGCTCGAGACATTAAAGAAAGCCTACAAAAACAGTGCCAAACCTGCTCGTCACATTAGAGAGCAGCTGAGCCAGGACACTGGACTGGACATGAGGGTGGTACAAGTATGGTTTCAAAACCGGCGAGCCAAAGAGAAACGGCTAAAAAAGGACGCTGGGAAGACTATATGGGCCAATTATTTCAGGCATACAACTGGAAATGCTACACAAATGTTCTCAGCTGAATCAACACCCACCACAGCGTCTCCTGGATCTCCTTCTAGTAATGATGGCTTAGAATGGAAAAGAGATTGTAAgagtaatgatacagataacgaTATTTGTAAGGGTAAGACATGTTTTGAAGACCAACTGACGTTTTTATGTTAA